The segment CAGCCGTCCATCACGGTGATGCGCCCGCCCTCCGCCTCGAAGACCCGGCCCGTGACCCCGGCGGACGCCGCCGAGCCCAGCCACACCACCAGCGGTGACACGTTCTCCGGGGCCATCGCGTCGAAACCGCCCTCCGCCGGGGCGGCCATGGTCTGCGCGAAGGTCTCCTCCGTCATCCGGGTCCGCGCCGCCGGGGCGATGGCGTTGACCTGGATCCCGTACCGGCCCATCTCCGCCGCCGCCACCAGCGTCAGCCCGAGGATCCCCGCCTTGGCCGCGCTGTAGTTGCCCTGGCCCACGGAGCCCAGCAGCCCCGCCCCCGACGAGGTGTTGACGACCCGGGCCGCGACCGGCCGCCCGGCCTTCGCCTCGGCCCGCCACCAGGCGGCCGCCGCCCGCAGCGGCAGGAAGTGGCCCTTGAGGTGGACCCGCATCACCGCGTCCCAGTCGTCCTCCCCGAGGTTGACGAGCATCCGGTCCCGCAGGAACCCGGCGTTGTTGACGAGGGTGTCCAGCCGCCCGAACGCGTCGAGGGCGCAGGTCACCAGCGAGTCCGCGCCCTCGCCCGTCGCGATGTCCCCGCCGTGCGCCACCGCCTCCCCGCCCAGCTCCCGGATCTCCTCCACCACCCGCGCGGCAGGGCTCCCGGGCCCGGGGAGCCCGTCGAGTCCGACCCCGAGGTCGTTGACGACGACCCGCGCCCCTTCCGCCGCGAAGGCCAGCGCGTGGGCCCGGCCCAGCCCCCGGCCGGCGCCCGTCACGATGACCACCCGTCCGTCGGCGATACCCATGTCAGCTCTCCTCCCTCTCGATCCCCATCCCCGGCCGGCCCGACCACCGGACCGCCGGAACTCCCGAACGCCGGGCGGTCCCAGACCCGGGGGCCGTCAGTCCGCCCGTGCCTCAGGCCCCCCGCCCTCCCCCCGGTTCGCCGTGGCCGCCGACAGGAACGCCGGGCGTTCCCCGCCCCCGTGGAGCAGCAGGCTCGCCCCGCTCACGTACGCCGCGCGGTCCGAGGCCAGGAAGACCGCCGCCTCCCCCACGTCCGCCGGTTCCGCCAGACGGCCCAGCGGGACCGTGGCGGCGACCGCCGCGACTCCCGCCGCGTCCCCGTAGTGCAGGTGCGCCAGCTCGGTCCGGACCATGCCGAGGACCAGCGAGTTGACCCGTACCTCGGGGGCCCACTCCACGGCCATCGAGCGGGCCAGGTTCTCCAGCCCCGCCTTCGCCGCCCCGTACGCCGCCGTGCCCGGGGAGGGCCGGGTCCCGCTGACGCTGCCGATCATCACCACCGAGCCCCGGCTCTCCCGCAGCCACGGGTACGCGGCCAGCGAGGCCGTCAGCGGTGCCACCAGGTTGAGGGCGACCACCCGCGCGTGCCGCTGCGCCCCGCCCTCCCCCAGCAGCCGGTACGGGGTCCCGCCGGCGTTGTTGACCAGGCAGTCGAGCCGCCCGTACCGCTCCGCGACCCCGTCGGTGAACTCTCCGACCGCGGCCGGGTCGCGCAGGTCCACGGAGGTGAAGGCGGCCTCCCGGCCGCCCTCCGCCACCGGCCGGTCCGGCGGGCGGCGCGCGCAGACGGCGACCTCCGCGCCCGCCGCGAGGAACGCGCGGGCGATCCCGGCGCCGACGCCCCGGGTTCCGCCGGTGACGACCACGACCCTCCCCTTGAGCTCCATCGGCTGCTACCTTCCTCACCTAACAAATGTTTGGTGGAAAGGTAGCTGATCCGCTCATGGGTGTCTCCACCTCCAGCCCGGACAAGGGCATCGCACTCGTCACAGTGGACTTCCCGCCCGTCAACGCCCTTCCCGTGCACGGCTGGTACGAGCTCGCCGACGCCCTGCGCGCCGCCGGCCGCGACCCCGGGGTCCGCTGCGTGGTCCTGGCTGCCGGGGGCCGGGGCTTCAACGCCGGGGTCGACATCAAGGAGATGCAGCGCGACGCCGGCCACGCCGCCCTCATCGGCGCCAACCGCGGCTGCTACGAGGCCTTCGCCGCCGTGTACGAGTGCGAGGTGCCGGTGGTGGCGGCCGTGCACGGCTTCTGCCTGGGCGGCGGGATCGGCCTCGTCGGCAACGCGGACGCGATCGTGGCCTGCGACGACGCCGTCTTCGGGCTGCCCGAACTGGACCGCGGGGCCCTGGGCGCCGCCACCCACCTGGCCCGGCTCGTCCCGCAGCACCTGATGCGCGCCCTCTACTACACCTCGCGCACCGCCACCGCCGCCGAACTGCACGCGCACGGCTCGGTGTGGAAGGTGGTCCCGCGCGCGGAGCTGTCCGCCGCCGCCCTGGAACTGGCGGCCGAGATCGCGAAGAAGGACGGCACCCTCATCCGGCTGGCCAAGGCCGCCATCAACGGCATCGACCCGGTCGACGTGCGCCGCAGCTACCGCTTCGAGCAGGGGTTCACCTTCGAGGCCAACCTCAGCGGGGTCGCCGACCGGGTCCGCGACACCTTCGGGAAGGCACAGGAGGAGACCGTATGACGGACAAGACCATGACCCCCGACGAGGTGGTCGGGCGGCTGCGCAGCGGAATGACCCTCGGGATCGGCGGCTGGGGCTCCCGGCGCAAGCCGATGGCCCTGGTGCGGGCACTGCTCCGATCCGAGATCACCGATCTCACCGTGATCTCGTACGGCGGCCCCGACGTCGGGCTCCTCGCCGCCGCCGGACGCGTCCGCCGCCTGATCGCCCCCTTCGCCACCCTGGACTCCGTCCCGCTGGAGCCGCACTTCCGGGCCGCGCGCGAGAGCGGCTCCCTCGTCCTCACCGAGTACGACGAGGCGATGTTCATGTGGGGCCTGCACGCCGCCGCGAACCGCCTCCCCTTCCTGCCCGTCCGCGCCGGCCTCGGCTCCGACGTCATGCGGGTCAACCCGGAGCTGCGCACCGTGACCTCCCCCTACGCCGACGGCGAGGAGTTCGTCGCCGTCCCCGCCCTGCGCATGGACGCGGCCCTCGTCCACCTCAACCGGGCCGACCGCCTCGGCAACGCCCAGTACCTGGGCCCCGACCCGTACTTCGACGACCTCTTCTGCGAGGCCGCCGACGCCGCGTACGTCTCCTGCGAGCAGCTGGTGGAGAGCGCCGAGCTCGCCAAGTCCGGCCCCCCGCAGTCCCTCCTGGTCAGCCGGCACTCGGTCACCGGGGTCGTGGAGACCCCGAACGGCGCGCACTTCACCTCCTGCGCGCCCGACTACGACCGCGACGAGGCCTTCCAGAAGCTGTACGCGACCACCCCCTGGCCCGAGTTCGCGGCCCGCTTCCTCTCCGGGGCGGGCGAGCACGACTACCAGAGCGCCGTCCGGACCTGGCAGGAGGAACAGCGATGACCACGCGCGCCGAGTACTGCGTGATCGCCTGCGCCGAGGCCTGGCGCGGCGACGGGGAGGTACTGGCCAGCCCGATGGGCCTGATCCCCTCCTTCGGGGCGCGGCTGGCCAAGCGGACCTTCTCCCCCGACCTGCTGCTGACCGACGGCGAGGCGATGCTGGTGGGCCTGGACGGCACGGTGGAGGGCTGGCTCCCGTACCGCCGCCACCTGGCGATGGTCACCGGCGGGCGGCGGCACGTGATGATGGGCGCCAGCCAGATCGACCGGTACGGCAACCAGAACATCTCCTGCATCGGCGACTGGGAGCGGCCCTCCCGCCAGCTGCTGGGCGTGCGCGGCGCCCCCGTCAACACCCTCAACAATCCGGTGAGCTACTGGGTGCCCCGGCACTCCCCGAGGGTGTTCGTCGAGCGCGTCGACATGGTCAGCGGGGTGGGGTACGACCGCGCGGAGGCGGCCGGGCCGTCCGCGTCCCGCTTCCACCGGCTGCCGCGCGTGGTCAGCGACCTCGGGGTGTTCGACTTCGCCGGTCCCGGGCACGCGATGCGGCTGGCCTCCGTGCACCCGGGGGTCACGGTGGAGCAGGTCCGCGCGGCGACCGCCTTCGAGCTCGCGATCGGCGAGGAGGTCCCGTTCACCCGTGAGCCCACGGCCGAGGAGCTGCGGCTGATCCGCGAGGTGATCGACCCGAAGGGCCTGCGCGACCGGGAGGTGCGGGGCTGACATGGCGGAACGGGAGTGGCACACGGCGTTCACCAAGCTGGTCGGGGTCCGCTACCCGATCGTGCAGACGGGCATGGGCTGGGTGGCCGGCCCGCGGCTGGTGTCGGCGGCGGCGGAGGCGGGGGCGCTGGGCATCCTGGCCTCGGCGACGATGACGACGGAGCAGCTGCGCGCGGCGGTCCAGGAGGTGCGCTCGCGCACGGACGCCCCGTTCGGGGTGAACCTGCGGGCGGACGCGGGGGACGCGGCCGAGCGGGTCGGGCTGATCATCGACGAGGGCGTGCGGGTGGCGTCGTTCGCGCTGGCCCCGTCCCGGGAGCTGATCGCCCGGCTGAAGGACGCCGGGGTGGTGGTGATCCCCTCGGTGGGGGCGCGCCGGCACGCCGAGAAGGTCGCGGCCTGGGGCGCCGACGCGGTGATCGTGCAGGGCGGGGAGGGCGGCGGGCACACCGGGGACGTGGCCACGACGGTGCTGCTGCCCCAGGTGGTCGACGCCGTGGACATCCCGGTGGTGGCGGCGGGCGGTTTCCGTGACGGGCGGGGGCTGGTGGCGGCGCTGGCGTACGGGGCCGCGGGCATCGCCATGGGCACCCGGTTCCTGCTGACCTCCGATTCGACGGTGCCGGACGCCGTGAAGGCGGAGTACCTGAAGGCGACCGTCAAGGACGTCACCGTCACCACGGCGGTGGACGGGCTGCCGCACCGGATGCTGCGGACCGAGCTGGTGGCCTCCCTGGAGCGTGCCGGCCGTGCGCGGGCGCTGGCCCGGGCGGTGCGGCACGCCGCGGGCTTCCGGAAGCTGTCGGGGCTGTCGTGGTCTCGGATGGTGCGCGACGGCCTGGCGATGAAGCACGGCAAGGACCTGTCCTGGAGCCAGGTCCTGCTCGCCGCGAACACCCCGATGCTCCTGAAGGCGTCCATGGTCGAGGGCCGTACGGACCTCGGTGTCATGGCATCGGGCCAGGTCGCGGGGGTGATCGAGGATCTGCCGTCGTGTGCGGAGCTCGTCGACCGCGTCATGGCCGAAGCGCACACCGTGCTGGACCGGCTGCACGCGTCCGGTCCGCACCCGCTCGGCACCCTGCCACCACCAGGGTGATCCCCTTCTCCGTCACAGGAGTCGCCCGTATGAGACGTGCCCGCATCCGCCTGGCGACCGCGGCGACCGCCGCCGCGCTCGTCCTCGGAACCCTGCCCGCCGCCGCGTACGCGGCGGCGGCTCCGGCAACCGCGGCCCGTGCATGGCACCACCAGCTCCAGTCGCCGTCCCCGGCGATCCGGCAGATCCCGCTCCAGGGAGCCGTCAACCTCCGGGACATCGGCGGTTATTACACGTACGCCGGCGGCCAGGTCCGCCAGGGGCTGGTCTACCGCTCCGACGCACTGAACAAGCTGACCGCGGCGGACATCACCACCGTCTCCGGTCTCGGCCTCACGAAGGCCGTCGATTTCCGCATCCCGATGGAGCTCCAGTACGACGGCGCCGACAGGCTGCCGCCGGGGCTCTCCCCCACGTCCCGCCCGGTCAGCGACCTGGGCCTGTACGCCACCCTGGTCGGCGCAATATCCAGCGGCGACCCCGTCAAGCAGGAGCAGATGCTGGGCGGCGGGCGGGCCGAGGCCTACATGCGGGACGTCTACCGCACGTTCGTGACGAGCCCCGAGAACCGGGCGCAGTTCGCGGCGACGCTGCGGGAGATCGCGGACGGCGCCCAGGGCCCGCTGCTCTACCACTGCACCTCGGGCAAGGACCGGACGGGGTGGATGAGCTATGTCCTGCTGCGCGCGCTGGCCGTGCCGCAGGCGACGGCCGAGAGCGACTACCTGGCCTCGAACACCTTCCGGGCGGCGTACGACGCCCAGGTGCGCGCGGGTCTGAAGCAGTCGGGCCGGATGCAGAACCCGGACCTGCTGATCCCGCTTCAGGAGGTCCGCCAGGACTACCTGGACGCGGCGACCGCCCGGATGGAGGCCGACTACGGCAGCTTCTACGGGTATCTGACGGACGGTCTGGGCCTGGACCTGCGGACGCTGTCGAAGCTCCAGGGCAAGCTGGTCCGGTAACGCGTGAAGGTCCCGGCCGGGACGGGCCGGGAGGGCCGGGCACGGCCGGTACCGGGTAACGGCCGGGACGGGCCGGGAACGCGCGACGGCGCCGGGCGGTGTTCCGCCCGGCGCCGTCGCCGTCGTGTCAGGGGTACGGGCGTCAGACCGCCCGGCGCCGGCCCTGCCCGCCGGTGCCGACGCGGCTGCGCGCCGAGGCCGCGGCCGCGCCGCCGCCACCGGAGGCGGAGCCTGCCGTACCGCGCCGGCCCTGGCCGGCGGAGCCGGAGCCCTGGCCGCCGCCCTGGGCGCGGCGGCTCTGGCCCGACCCGGAGCCGGCGGGGGCCTGGCCGGAGCCCGCCGCGCCGGAGGCGGCGCGGCGGCCGCGGCCGCCGGAGGCGGGGGCCGCGGAAGCGCCGGAGCGCTGGCCGCCGCCCGAGCGGCGGCGCGAGGAGCCCGAGCCGGAACCGGAACCGGAGCGCGCCTTGGGCTGCGCGGGCGGCTGGGGGACCTCCAGGACGACGGGGATGCCGGAGGGCTCGCGGGCGCCGGTCAGCTGGACGAGTTCCGCGTCGGAGGACTTGATCTGGGCCGTGCGCGGGGAGATCCCGGCGTCCGACATCAGGCGGGTCATGTCCCGCTTCTGGTCGGGCAGGACCAGGGTGACCACGCTGCCGGACTCGCCGGCGCGGGCGGTGCGGCCGCCGCGGTGCAGGTAGTCCTTGTGGTCGGTGGGCGGGTCGATGTTGACGACCAGGTCGAGGTCGTCGATGTGGATGCCGCGCGCGGCCACGTTGGTGGCGATCAGCGCGGTGACCTCGCCGCTCTTGAACCAGTCCAGGGTGCGGTTGCGCTGCGGCTGGGAGCGGCCGCCGTGCAGGCCGGAGGCGCGCACGCCCTCGGCGAGGAGCTTCTTGACCATGCGGTCGACGCCGCGCTTGGTGTCGACGAACATGATGACCCGGCCGTCACGAGCGGCTATGCGCGTGGCCACGGCCTTCTTGTCGGTCTCGTCCATGACGTACAGGACGTGGTGCTCCATGGTGGTGACCGCGCCGGCCGACGGGTCGACGGAGTGGCCGACCGGGTCGGTCAGGAACATCTTGACGAGTTTGTCGACGTTCTTGTCGAGGGTCGCCGAGAAGAGCATGGTCTGGCCGCCGGGCTCGACCTGCTTGAGCAGGGCGGTGACCTGCGGCATGAAGCCCATGTCGGTCATCTGGTCGGCCTCGTCGAGGACGGTGATCGAGACCTGCGAGAGGTCGGCGTCACCGCGGTCGATGAGGTCCTTGAGGCGGCCGGGGGTGGCGACGAGCACCTCGGCGCCGCGGCGCAGCGCGCCGGCCTGCCGGTTGAGGGACATGCCGCCGACGACGGTCGCGAGGCGCAGGTTTACG is part of the Streptomyces katrae genome and harbors:
- a CDS encoding SDR family oxidoreductase, which produces MGIADGRVVIVTGAGRGLGRAHALAFAAEGARVVVNDLGVGLDGLPGPGSPAARVVEEIRELGGEAVAHGGDIATGEGADSLVTCALDAFGRLDTLVNNAGFLRDRMLVNLGEDDWDAVMRVHLKGHFLPLRAAAAWWRAEAKAGRPVAARVVNTSSGAGLLGSVGQGNYSAAKAGILGLTLVAAAEMGRYGIQVNAIAPAARTRMTEETFAQTMAAPAEGGFDAMAPENVSPLVVWLGSAASAGVTGRVFEAEGGRITVMDGWRPGATVDRGFRWTPSEAGEAAAKLLTQARPPLPVYGTQ
- a CDS encoding SDR family oxidoreductase codes for the protein MELKGRVVVVTGGTRGVGAGIARAFLAAGAEVAVCARRPPDRPVAEGGREAAFTSVDLRDPAAVGEFTDGVAERYGRLDCLVNNAGGTPYRLLGEGGAQRHARVVALNLVAPLTASLAAYPWLRESRGSVVMIGSVSGTRPSPGTAAYGAAKAGLENLARSMAVEWAPEVRVNSLVLGMVRTELAHLHYGDAAGVAAVAATVPLGRLAEPADVGEAAVFLASDRAAYVSGASLLLHGGGERPAFLSAATANRGEGGGPEARAD
- a CDS encoding enoyl-CoA hydratase family protein, giving the protein MGVSTSSPDKGIALVTVDFPPVNALPVHGWYELADALRAAGRDPGVRCVVLAAGGRGFNAGVDIKEMQRDAGHAALIGANRGCYEAFAAVYECEVPVVAAVHGFCLGGGIGLVGNADAIVACDDAVFGLPELDRGALGAATHLARLVPQHLMRALYYTSRTATAAELHAHGSVWKVVPRAELSAAALELAAEIAKKDGTLIRLAKAAINGIDPVDVRRSYRFEQGFTFEANLSGVADRVRDTFGKAQEETV
- a CDS encoding CoA transferase subunit A, which translates into the protein MTDKTMTPDEVVGRLRSGMTLGIGGWGSRRKPMALVRALLRSEITDLTVISYGGPDVGLLAAAGRVRRLIAPFATLDSVPLEPHFRAARESGSLVLTEYDEAMFMWGLHAAANRLPFLPVRAGLGSDVMRVNPELRTVTSPYADGEEFVAVPALRMDAALVHLNRADRLGNAQYLGPDPYFDDLFCEAADAAYVSCEQLVESAELAKSGPPQSLLVSRHSVTGVVETPNGAHFTSCAPDYDRDEAFQKLYATTPWPEFAARFLSGAGEHDYQSAVRTWQEEQR
- a CDS encoding CoA-transferase subunit beta — protein: MTTRAEYCVIACAEAWRGDGEVLASPMGLIPSFGARLAKRTFSPDLLLTDGEAMLVGLDGTVEGWLPYRRHLAMVTGGRRHVMMGASQIDRYGNQNISCIGDWERPSRQLLGVRGAPVNTLNNPVSYWVPRHSPRVFVERVDMVSGVGYDRAEAAGPSASRFHRLPRVVSDLGVFDFAGPGHAMRLASVHPGVTVEQVRAATAFELAIGEEVPFTREPTAEELRLIREVIDPKGLRDREVRG
- a CDS encoding NAD(P)H-dependent flavin oxidoreductase, translating into MAEREWHTAFTKLVGVRYPIVQTGMGWVAGPRLVSAAAEAGALGILASATMTTEQLRAAVQEVRSRTDAPFGVNLRADAGDAAERVGLIIDEGVRVASFALAPSRELIARLKDAGVVVIPSVGARRHAEKVAAWGADAVIVQGGEGGGHTGDVATTVLLPQVVDAVDIPVVAAGGFRDGRGLVAALAYGAAGIAMGTRFLLTSDSTVPDAVKAEYLKATVKDVTVTTAVDGLPHRMLRTELVASLERAGRARALARAVRHAAGFRKLSGLSWSRMVRDGLAMKHGKDLSWSQVLLAANTPMLLKASMVEGRTDLGVMASGQVAGVIEDLPSCAELVDRVMAEAHTVLDRLHASGPHPLGTLPPPG
- a CDS encoding tyrosine-protein phosphatase — encoded protein: MRRARIRLATAATAAALVLGTLPAAAYAAAAPATAARAWHHQLQSPSPAIRQIPLQGAVNLRDIGGYYTYAGGQVRQGLVYRSDALNKLTAADITTVSGLGLTKAVDFRIPMELQYDGADRLPPGLSPTSRPVSDLGLYATLVGAISSGDPVKQEQMLGGGRAEAYMRDVYRTFVTSPENRAQFAATLREIADGAQGPLLYHCTSGKDRTGWMSYVLLRALAVPQATAESDYLASNTFRAAYDAQVRAGLKQSGRMQNPDLLIPLQEVRQDYLDAATARMEADYGSFYGYLTDGLGLDLRTLSKLQGKLVR
- a CDS encoding DEAD/DEAH box helicase, yielding MTSSSSARPSRRPTRGRGAAQGRPKAGAGRQKSAPVARPQEFTMPEPKTPALPPVPAFEDMDMPEALLKTLAAQGVTEPFPIQAATLPNSLAGRDLLGRGRTGSGKTLAFGLALLARTSGRRAQPKAPLALVLVPTRELAQQVTDALTPYATAVNLRLATVVGGMSLNRQAGALRRGAEVLVATPGRLKDLIDRGDADLSQVSITVLDEADQMTDMGFMPQVTALLKQVEPGGQTMLFSATLDKNVDKLVKMFLTDPVGHSVDPSAGAVTTMEHHVLYVMDETDKKAVATRIAARDGRVIMFVDTKRGVDRMVKKLLAEGVRASGLHGGRSQPQRNRTLDWFKSGEVTALIATNVAARGIHIDDLDLVVNIDPPTDHKDYLHRGGRTARAGESGSVVTLVLPDQKRDMTRLMSDAGISPRTAQIKSSDAELVQLTGAREPSGIPVVLEVPQPPAQPKARSGSGSGSGSSRRRSGGGQRSGASAAPASGGRGRRAASGAAGSGQAPAGSGSGQSRRAQGGGQGSGSAGQGRRGTAGSASGGGGAAAASARSRVGTGGQGRRRAV